A single region of the Leishmania panamensis strain MHOM/PA/94/PSC-1 chromosome 21 sequence genome encodes:
- a CDS encoding surface antigen-like protein (TriTrypDB/GeneDB-style sysID: LpmP.21.1370) yields MTPPLLRYRRTTRACGLVAAVVLVSALLYSGTRAVEERSMSLYTEAQQLHTRRFLDEFVQSMPGLRNIWAGDDFCAWEAVTCLRYGVSISATNWIRLAAFPGRLPEVSSVDVDMSQVVVTSITMRANGPNLSGTLPVSWGLLRNLGKVHLDRNSLTGSLPPEWSDLDGLVELYLSNNSLTGSLPGSWGKSMKSLSFLFLDRNALTGTLPPEWGRMRLIRSLILEKNRLNGTLPVEWQHMQAASTLSVGMNDLSGTLPHEWARMSVMGWMDLNSNHLTGTLPAVWASMTFLTNLQLFSNKLTGTLPAEWRRLTLLEELRVGDNRIVGTMPASWSAMTSLTELRLGRNNLLGVLPTAWGAMALMQVLDVSGNSLSGTLPVSWGSMRHLDTLSVRDNKLGGPLPVAWRTLPAIQHLHLEGNRLCGCLPINWASPGVDITVDEAVMRTNCATANACAG; encoded by the coding sequence AtgacgccaccgctgcttcgaTACCGCCGCACCACGCGGGCGTGTGggcttgtcgctgctgtggtgctggtgtcggcgctgctgtacagTGGGACGCGCGCCGTGGAGGAGAGATCAATGTCGCTGTACAcggaagcgcagcagctccataCGCGCAGGTTTCTCGATGAGTTTGTGCAGTCGATGCCAGGCCTCCGAAACATCTGGGCCGGTGACGACTTCTGCGCCTGGGAGGCAGTGACGTGTCTCCGTTACGGGGTGTCCATCAGTGCCACCAACTGGATTCGGCTGGCTGCCTTTCCCGGCCGTCTGCCGGAGGTGTCGAGCGTCGACGTTGATATGTCGCAGGTGGTTGTCACCTCCATTACGATGCGCGCGAACGGGCCGAACTTGTCAGGGACGCTGCCCGTTAGCTGGGGCTTGCTGCGAAACCTGGGCAAGGTGCACTTGGATAGGAACAGTCTCACTGGCAGCCTCCCGCCGGAGTGGAGCGACCTGGATGGGTTGGTGGAGCTCTACCTAAGCAACAACAGTCTCACCGGCAGCTTGCCGGGGTCGTGGGGAAAGTCCATGAAGAGTCTCTCCTTCTTGTTCCTCGATCGCAACGCCCTGACCGGTACGCTACCCCCGGAGTGGGGGCGCATGAGGTTGATTCGGTCCTTGATATTGGAAAAGAACCGATTGAATGGCACGCTTCCTGTGGAGTGGCAACATATGCAAGCCGCCTCAACGCTGAGCGTTGGTATGAACGATCTCAGTGGCACCCTTCCACACGAATGGGCGCGGATGTCGGTGATGGGGTGGATGGACCTGAATTCGAACCACCTTACCGGCACGTTGCCGGCGGTGTGGGCGTCGATGACCTTCCTGACTAACCTACAGCTTTTCAGCAACAAGCTCACCGGCACTCTGCCTGCGGAATGGCGGCGCTTGACATTGCTGGAGGAATTGCGCGTGGGGGACAATAGGATTGTGGGTACCATGCCTGCGTCGTGGTCGGCCATGACCTCGTTGACTGAGCTACGACTGGGGCGGAACAACCTCCTCGGCGTCTTGCCCACGGCATGGGGTGCGATGGCGCTCATGCAGGTGCTGGACGTGTCTGGGAATTCCCTGAGCGGCACTCTACCGGTGTCGTGGGGCTCGATGCGGCACCTCGATACGCTGAGTGTCCGCGACAACAAGCTGGGCGGCCCGCTACCGGTTGCGTGGAGGACGCTACCGGCAatccagcacctccatctGGAGGGCAACCGGCTTTGCGGCTGTCTTCCCATCAACTGGGCAAGCCCTGGTGTCGACATCACGGTAGACGAGGCAGTCATGCGGACTAATTGTGCCACAGCGAACGCATGTGCTGGTTAA
- a CDS encoding hypothetical protein (TriTrypDB/GeneDB-style sysID: LpmP.21.1350) encodes MLRQSSTALQRLQKQRQESVDHAVTSVKPSSPQQPVSMPSTLSEGLHEFYRSHRQLEPHLQQQPQSQRPLVHESSQAALPNVLANIKLAHERLSASVARSRSRDRSVSESLVGGHRNDKKDLLNRQGQPTQKYPGKTHHTAALSSDGKGGSRASPMRSPSPPDSIATAAPPLRPEVPATATLGLDPTPPSASLQVCQQRSEEVRVKSHDRGVAVWYPDPRVMDLTLPLPGTRTAAPNTTLSSPGDRADELQRTRQKLAEMQRLYSFEKQAQLQQRTRQLREEARQRQSDDDITERTAQLLTDYESLMRFRDTASREHLEAVLQRITDEWGRSAESLEQTRASCEDALLSRLQTTLAEQQDALAKRLQQHLVLVAKSTVDTELAQHATIAAAVQEQVESFKEEYRRVLEQDMEERQRLMDEHVAHRETQWRSFLKDEHARMVATSEAAARETSRRQLETLHIAMRDITALREQLLREHTRRQAQVGQEYLAAYESLAGAYVSSTEETAEYVLRLQRDYANVIRALHEEVSRVLAEKQEAVRQVEQCTLQVAEAVAQQLHVVEEKVDSRWQARWAAEQEAHRSAVLQLTRMHEESLEKMRRSSAAKEAQLQQERERERAAWEEQLTHQQERLAAAADDAFQSAQAAVQRLESEKESLSSHIQQLKGQLLREKLAHEAAVQDARQAEEARYVLQLRSLEATYDTVLLQYKEKLKAACNSSESSDGGLTTATTALKRVAELEKELHETQAEHATRVQQAVKEAVVLWSARLEECRQQQQSDCNVMEQQHRALREALLGEVQRREQALEEKCAAQRRAHQEELQDVIMREKEASQRALERLERQHVAAQRQMEAETERRVRASEDALAVREKQLEVAEAQWLRRRTEDNEAALQQLTAHVAAQHAKQLKEVEEQEAILRSERAQLAQQQAMMEQDIRRAVRGEMEMQLAEQLAAAEERWMRLLESELMQRFTTWQEVRRQELECVQQLHLSQEAEAMRAREAAWTAVRTASLDAYSEAAAAKLQEVLAVEQAQWNTAQQLHAAERDASIEAATARVVEHFAMTESTRAQLEEEVRSPYLALLEQQQAKTTALLAEQRRHHEEAVAQVRAASAALAQQQTAQFEKNCDAREREHEAHVRELREALEQQLATQRSHHAAALAAARSAAQDGITRLQQQADAEREAYENAASARMRDVRHLYEQQIAELRQRCDAQASQLSHMEAESYLLAQRIRDEQEAKMRTEYEGSIASLREAVEEQNRGYAELQASLYARVQAEADRIQAGADEKLAHFMEQQQKQLAELLLAHEAALGEQQQRQQEELARLQVCHEGDLTAQACKLREAHEATEATLQSTWEAQQESWQKLLEDERRDRRAADERAKAAAADAAELRVACERQHAAAYRALDDEYRGLLEQIRHDVQEEREELARRCLEEEEQRFAAEMLQRQYAHRQSPHTKPQQQQQQQQSASTYSFPRADIPVLVTAPESQTPLCRRRGSGTAAYSGVSTPAAPYLATSEGSPLPISPAAPVELSPAHYHQNHRHSQEQESRDDLLQKAAQRLRQLWDVLEVPPDDQRSFLNYTDSLAQEAPAAELQNALTREQRRLEAQLPLLEALTRREYVQRQLRTLADGPPLAALSINKRYDAMLKRASAGEGDYDNDDVVRVDVSTSSPSLSDVFADGGKSATTSAAVSPVTKTRGKAESRQLEQLQVELRRLTEQLRRDITQHETEYGQLFCVRGTRVMDAL; translated from the coding sequence ATGCTGCGCCAAAGCTCCACCGCACTGCAGCGTCTCCAGAAGCAACGGCAAGAGTCGGTAGATCATGCAGTGACATCTGTGAAGccatcgtcgccgcagcagccggtAAGCATGCCATCAACGCTGTCGGAGGGACTCCATGAGTTTTACAGGTCGCATAGACAGCTCGAAccacatctgcagcagcaaccgcaaTCGCAGCGACCGCTCGTGCATGAATCCTCgcaagcggcgctgccgaaCGTGCTAGCAAACATCAAGCTGGCACACGAACGCCTCTCAGCCTCCGTGGCACGGTCACGCAGCCGCGATCGCAGCGTGTCGGAGTCACTTGTCGGTGGCCACCGTAATGACAAGAAGGACCTGCTTAACCGCCAAGGTCAACCGACACAGAAGTACCCCGGCAAGACCCACCAtaccgctgctctctctagtgatggaaaagggggaagcaGAGCCTCTCCGATGCGCTCCCCTTCGCCTCCGGACAGCATCGCCACTGCAGCCCCGCCGCTACGCCCAGAGGTGCCCGCAACCGCTACATTAGGCCTTGATCCTACACCGCCGTCGGCATCGTTGCAGGTTTGCCAGCAGCGAAGCGAAGAGGTGAGGGTCAAGTCGCACGATCGGGGCGTAGCCGTGTGGTACCCAGACCCACGTGTCATGGATTTgactctgccgctgcctggcACGCGAACAGCTGCGCCCAATACCACACTCTCGTCACCTGGCGACCGGGCCGACGAGCTTCAGCGCACCCGGCAGAAACTGGCAGAGATGCAGCGCCTCTATAGTTTTGAGAAGCAGGCACAACTTCAGCAGCGCactcggcagctgcgcgaagaagcgcggcagcggcaatcCGACGACGACATCACAGAGCGGACGGCTCAGCTCTTGACCGATTACGAGTCACTCATGCGATTCCGCGACACCGCCAGCCGAGAGCATCTGGAAGCCGTTCTGCAGCGTATCACCGACGAGTGGGGGCGAAGTGCTGAGAGCCTCGAGCAGACTCGCGCTTCGTGTGAGGATGCTCTCCTTTCTCGCCTACAGACTACTCTTGCAGAACAGCAAGACGCACTCGCgaagcgcctccagcagcacctcgtgtTGGTGGCCAAGTCCACAGTGGATACGGAGCTTGCCCAGCATGCGACCATCGCGGCTGCCGTCCAGGAGCAAGTTGAGTCCTTCAAGGAGGAGTATCGCCGTGTACTAGAGCAAGATAtggaagagcggcagcggctgatGGATGAGCACGTGGCCCATCGAGAGacgcagtggcgcagcttcCTGAAGGACGAGCACGCCCGCATGGTCGCGACCAGCGAGGCGGCTGCTCGTGAAACGAGTCGTCGCCAgctggagacgctgcacATTGCGATGCGCGACATCACGGCACTGcgagagcagctgctgcgcgagcatACACGTCGACAAGCACAGGTGGGTCAGGAATACCTGGCGGCGTACGAAAGTCTCGCCGGCGCGTACGTCTCGTCCACGGAAGAAACGGCCGAGtacgtgctgcgcctgcagcgcgacTACGCGAATGTCATACGCGCCCTACACGAGGAGGTAAGTCGCGTGTTggcagagaagcaggagGCAGTGCGTCAGGTGGAGCAGTGCACTTTGCAAGTGGCGGAAgccgtcgcgcagcagctgcatgtCGTCGAGGAAAAGGTGGACTCGCGGTGGCAGGCTCGGTGGGcggcggagcaggaggcgcaccgtagcgctgtgctgcagcttaCTCGTATGCACGAAGAGTCCCTGGAGAAGATGCGCCGCTCTAGCGCCGCCAAGGAggcccagctgcagcaggagcgcgaaagagagcgagcggcaTGGGAGGAGCAACTCACGCACCAACAAGAGCGActggccgctgccgctgacgacGCCTTCCAGAGTGCCCAGGCTGCGGTGCAGAGACTggaaagcgaaaaggagagTCTCTCGTCGCACATTCAGCAGCTGAAGggtcagctgctgcgcgagaaaCTTGCGCACGAGGCAGCCGTCCAGGACGCGCGTCAGGCCGAAGAAGCGCGCTACGTGTTGCAGCTGAGAAGCCTCGAGGCGACCTACGATACGGTGCTGCTACAATACAAGGAGAAGCTCAAGGCGGCTTGCAACAGCAGTGAAAGCTCTGATGGTGGCCTCACAACTGCAACGACTGCACTGAAACGTGTGGCGGAGCtcgagaaggagctgcacgagACACAGGCAGAGCACGCGACTCGAGTGCAGCAGGCCGTAAAGGAGGCGGTAGTACTATGGTCAGCGCGGCTTGAGGAGtgtcgccagcagcagcaatctGACTGCAACGTaatggagcagcagcaccgcgcgcTGCGGGAGGCACTCCTCGGCGAGGTACAGCGGCGCGAGCAGGCACTGGAGGAGAAATGTGCAGCCCAGCGCAGGGCCCACCAAGAAGAGCTGCAAGACGTCATCatgagggagaaagaggcctCTCAGCGCGCACTGGAGCGTCTCGAGCGGCAGCACGTTGCGGCGCAACGCCAGATGGaagcagagacagagaggcgtgtgcgtgccagcGAGGATGCACTGGCGGTGCGCGAAAAGCAGCTCGAAGTTGCCGAAGCACAATGGCTGCGTCGCCGTACCGAAGACAATGAAgccgcactgcagcagctgacagcACAcgttgctgctcagcacGCGAAGCAACTcaaagaggtggaggaacaAGAGGCCATCTTGCGCAGTGAGCGGGCCCAGCTCGCACAACAGCAAGCCATGATGGAGCAAGATATACGGAGGGCCGTGCGAGGAGAAATGGAGATGCAACTGGCGGAGCAGCTAGCCGCCGCCGAAGAGAGGTGGATGCGACTGCTGGAATCCGAGCTGATGCAGCGCTTCACCACATGGCAAGAAGTGCGGAGGCAAGAGCTGGAGTGTGTACAGCAGCTCCATCTCTCTcaggaggcagaggccatGCGCGCACGCGAAGCAGCCTGGACGGCCGTACGCACTGCATCGCTTGACGCCTACAgtgaagctgccgctgccaagcTGCAGGAAGTGCTGGCGGTAGAGCAAGCGCAGTGGAACAcagctcagcagctgcacgcagcGGAACGAGATGCGAGCATTGAAGCTGCCACTGCACGCGTAGTGGAGCACTTTGCCATGACGGAGTCCACCCGTGCGCaactggaggaggaggtgcgctcACCCTATCTTGCCCTCCTAGAGCAACAGCAAGCCAAGACGACTGCACTCTTGGCagagcagcgtcgccaccacgAGGAGGCTGTCGCGCAGGTGAGGGCAGCGTCCGCTGCGCTGGCTCAGCAACAGACAGCGCAGTTCGAGAAGAACTGCGACGCGCGCGAGCGAGAACATGAAGCACACGTGCGAGAGCTGAGGGAGGCGCTCGAGCAGCAATTGGCCACTCAGCGCTCCcatcacgcagcagcactcgcagcagcgcgctcggCAGCGCAGGATGGCATCACGCGCCTTCAGCAGCAAGCGGATGCAGAGCGTGAAGCGTACGAGAACGCCGCATCTGCGCGGATGCGGGATGTGCGTCACCTGTATGAGCAGCAGATAGCGgaactgcggcagcgctgcgacgcgCAGGCAAGCCAGCTATCCCACATGGAAGCGGAATCATACCTTCTAGCGCAGCGCATTCGAGACGAGCAGGAGGCGAAGATGCGCACAGAGTATGAGGGGAGCATCGCAAGCCTGCGCGAAGCTGTGGAAGAGCAAAATCGGGGCTACGCCGAGTTACAAGCCTCCCTGTACGCACGCGTGCAAGCCGAAGCGGACCGCATTCAAGCTGGTGCAGACGAGAAGCTAGCCCATTTCAtggagcaacagcagaagcaACTGGCCGAGCTGCTTCTCGCTCACGAAGCAGCCCttggggagcagcagcagcgccaacagGAGGAGCTAGCACGACTGCAGGTTTGTCATGAGGGGGATCTCACGGCGCAGGCGTGCAAACTCCGCGAAGCGCACGAGGCCACCGAAGCGACACTCCAGTCCACGTGGGAAGCTCAGCAGGAGAGCTGGCAGAAGCTTCTAGAAGATGAACGCCGTGACCGGCGCGCCGCAGACGAACGCGCAaaggccgcagcagccgacgcGGCTGAGCTCCGTGTTGCATGCGAACGGCAGCATGCAGCGGCCTACCGTGCACTGGACGACGAATACCGCGGGTTGCTGGAACAGATTCGGCACGATGTACAGGAAGAGCGTGAAGAGcttgcgcgccgctgccttgaagaggaggagcagcgcttTGCGGCCGagatgctgcagcgtcagTACGCTCACCGTCAATCACCCCATACTaaaccgcagcagcagcagcagcagcagcagagcgcgTCCACATATTCCTTTCCCAGAGCCGACATCCCTGTTCTTGTGACAGCTCCAGAGTCCCAAACGCCGCTCTGCAGGAGACGCGGTAGCGGTACCGCAGCCTACTCGGGCGTCTCTACTCCCGCTGCGCCGTACTTGGCGACCTCGGAGGGAAGTCCTCTGCCCatttctcctgctgctcctgtcGAACTGTCGCCCGCGCATTACCATCAGAACCATCGCCACAGCCAAGAGCAGGAGTCGCGTGACGATCTTCTACAAAAGGCCGCACAACGTCTTCGACAGCTGTGGGACGTGCTCGAGGTGCCCCCTGACGATCAGCGCTCCTTCCTTAACTATACAGACTCGCTCGCTCAAGAAGCACCAGCGGCGGAGTTGCAGAACGCGCTGACACGGGAACAGCGACGgctggaggcgcagctgccgctcctaGAGGCCCTGACACGTCGCGAGTATGTGCAGCGACAACTGCGCACCTTAGCCGATGGGCCGCCCTTAGCCGCACTCTCTATTAACAAGAGGTATGACGCTATGCTGaagcgcgccagcgccggtGAGGGCGATTACGATAACGACGATGTTGTACGTGTCGAcgtctccacctcttctccatcgTTATCAGACGTGTTTGCCGATGGTGGGAAGAGCGCTACTACGTCTGCAGCTGTTTCGCCCGTGACCAAAACTCGAGGCAAGGCGGAGAGCAGGcagctcgagcagctgcaagtGGAGTTGCGGCGACTGAcagagcagctccgccgagACATCACGCAGCACGAGACGGAGTACGGGCAGCTCTTCTGCGTTCGCGGTACGCGCGTGATGGATGCACTGTGA
- a CDS encoding hypothetical protein (TriTrypDB/GeneDB-style sysID: LpmP.21.1360): MQTHTRSSDARTLQTVTATASETNSVRTGGSSASNSPSHRLRRSNLPAPLAPEVLSRPLPVSQRPNGVSSCPVNRTSRPAPGVPPMPALSPTASPLAAQGRSPPPHLREAYQRRVHPASSGRGGSALPRPPASTPMQASPSSVEESIDGNYRRGSHHARSSMNSCRNGSGLEKSNNTLGLRTHELTQPMPSMSSRLPSMTQPNKLSTSATASSNMSMAQPPTQQQSASTATMPMVPTSPARLVSQPDVTLLSVTSPARRCCLVAESSDRSVETAPASTVRISLPPPPLPPAPAPAPRTSSTLGVTPASNSGTRDSSHQGEAEARTAARDGRISTEVSLRGNPRVRTLVNNLYQNVITIQPEEPLQYLAQLRASTVPQVTSTQLVATVTQRGEVKRALRQQSRTVPQSRQLLDRGNGSTHQPDSHLAAEANTSSASVSAELRRDSSETSDSDGGQTRAGSVQLTPQQPASAASRVGEVDLTGSLSSGAANRSVSLTAPDNPVAVVRLLPTSPSAPESLQPRAGSSGTVVDSLSMPQSIAGTVTRTSASSNVSTSGIAASKHGSLQSLPRPGVVANGLASSGFFSGFAVGCAGHQTGSSVALLQHGGGSGSTFRSSGGAAPHSMVSLAGSVSGVDRGETTPSDLSSLFSINSVDLHEFMAEFRLAKEEHYGGSVDHPTITLDELACIIESSSFPCTDAEVLLDLFDELQSCAQYLAGVWSPTCPPPEVSVTRKRNSSPPQLHGALGAGSLSSVSFDGAVTATAAVGGSATRKLRGVGNVSGPTWPAGRVQGAESCVTAAHPSSSIAAQDVSHGYGRLADEAQDDGDVTVGGRTDAKDGKALAIDSRTSEGLSYESPGRGGIYNPYSRSTADVLHGASPLQRQQGMLQHPYPDAKDIEDGEAAPRILFDTLLARMAYKLHGRYPSEAIRIAFYGMVVDEESVAAALESSGRSAGIGADGASLGANGRSLRGVVSTDSLTPSEVTAMGSGSAGMETMSYGTLPSCTVPLSRCIAEGLFARLGMVDMTAGQLQRGLRSAGLPTDQDEQRVCECHLEDFARLVRTITAVSERGSSVSPANPLLSSLRESYLQRASIFTVCNNNTSGGTVPATSTPWKE; the protein is encoded by the coding sequence atgcagacacacacccgctcCAGTGACGCCCGCACTCTTCAGACAGTGACAGCGACTGCGTCAGAGACAAACTCTGTCCGTACCGGAggctcctctgcctccaacTCGCCTTCGCATAGGTTGCGCCGGTCGAACCTGCCGGCTCCCCTGGCGCCGGAGGTGCTTTCCAGGCCTCTCCCCGTTTCACAGAGGCCCAACGGCGTCTCATCGTGTCCTGTGAACCGCACCAGCAGGCCTGCACCGGGCGTACCACCTATGCCGGCTCTTTCGCCCACTGCATCACCGCTAGCCGCGCAGGGTCGCagcccaccgccgcacctACGGGAAGCGTATCAGCGCCGAGTCCATCCtgcaagcagcggcagaggtggaagTGCGCTGCCACGGCCACCGGCCAGTACACCGATGCAGGCAAGTCCCTCCTCTGTGGAGGAAAGCATTGATGGCAACTACCGTCGTGGCTCCCACCACGCTCGCAGCAGCATGAACAGCTGCCGCAATGGTAGCGGTCTTGAGAAAAGCAACAACACCCTGGGCCTCCGTACTCATGAGCTGACGCAGCCCATGCCCTCCATGTCGAGCCGACTGCCATCGATGACGCAGCCAAATAAGCTGTCGACCTCTGCAACAGCCAGCTCCAATATGTCGATGGCCCAGCCACCgactcagcagcagtcggCCTCCACAGCAACCATGCCGATGGTGCCGACATCACCGGCCCGCTTGGTGTCGCAACCAGACGTCACCCTTCTCTCGGTCACCTCGCcggcgcgcaggtgctgcctGGTGGCGGAGAGCAGTGACCGCAGCGTCGAAACCGCACCAGCGTCAACAGTGCGAATATcgttgccaccaccacctttgccgcctgcgcctgcaCCGGCGCCTCGTACGTCCTCGACGTTGGGTGTGACGCCCgcgagcaacagcggcactCGCGACTCGTCGCAtcagggagaggcagaggctcGCACCGCTGCTAGAGACGGCAGAATTAGTACAGAGGTGTCCCTGCGAGGTAATCCGCGGGTGAGGACGCTCGTGAATAATTTGTACCAGAATGTCATCACGATCCAGCCTGAGGAGCCACTGCAGTACCTCGCACAGCTCCGTGCTAGCACAGTGCCGCAAGTGACATCCACGCAGCTCGTGGCGACCGTCacacagcgaggagaagTAAAGCGGGCGCTAAGGCAGCAATCCCGCACGGTACCGCAGTCACGGCAGCTTTTGGACAGAGGAAACGGCAGTACCCACCAACCAGATTCACACTTGGCTGCGGAAGCTAACACCTCGAGCGCGTCAGTTTCGGCAGAGCTGCGTCGCGATAGTAGCGAGACGAGCGATAGTGACGGCGGCCAGACACGAGCAGGGTCAGTGCAGCTAACACCCCAGCAACCTGCGAGTGCTGCCTCTCGCGTAGGCGAGGTTGACCTCACCGGCAGCttgagcagcggtgccgccaaCCGTTCAGTCTCGTTGACAGCACCTGATAATCCAGTCGCTGTTGTCCGTCTTCTTCCGACATCGCCATCAGCACCAGAGTCACTGCAACCGCGCGCTGGAAGCAGTGGCACGGTGGTTGACAGCCTTTCGATGCCGCAGTCGATCGCCGGCACTGTAACGCGCACAAGTGCTAGCAGCAAcgtcagcaccagcggcatcGCGGCGAGCAAGCACGGATCCCTGCAATCCCTGCCGCGCCCTGGGGTAGTTGCAAATGGCCTAGCAAGCAGCGGTTTTTTCTCTGGTTTCGCCGTAGGGTGCGCTGGTCATCAGACCGGGAGCAGcgtggcgttgctgcagcatggcggcggtagtggcagcaccttccgctccagcggcggcgcggcaccgcACTCCATggtctctctcgctggcAGCGTGTCTGGTGTCGATCGCGGCGAGACCACACCGAGCGACCTCAGCTCTCTGTTCAGCATTAACTCCGTGGATCTGCATGAGTTCATGGCGGAGTTCCGCCTCGCCAAGGAGGAACACTACGGAGGCAGTGTTGACCATCCCACCATCACCCTGGACGAGCTCGCCTGCATCATTGAGTCCAGCAGCTTCCCCTGCACCgacgcggaggtgctgctggacctGTTTGATGAGCTGCAGTCGTGCGCACAGTACCTCGCGGGTGTGTGGAGCCCTACTTGCCCCCCGCCAGAGGTGTCGGTCACGCGGAAACGCAACAGCTCGCCCCCGCAGCTGCATGGAGCCCTGGGTGCTGGAAGTTTGAGCTCTGTCTCCTTCGATGGCGCTGTgaccgccacagcggcagttGGGGGCAGTGCTACGAGAAAACTGCGTGGAGTCGGCAACGTGAGTGGGCCGACGTGGCCGGCGGGGCGGGTGCAAGGCGCCGAGTCGTGCGTAACTGCTGCCCATCCATCGTCAAGCATCGCTGCGCAAGACGTGAGCCACGGTTACGGACGACTCGCCGACGAGGCGCAGGACGATGGTGACGTTACAGTCGGCGGCCGCACAGACGCCAAGGACGGCAAGGCCCTGGCGATCGACAGTCGCACTTCAGAAGGACTGTCGTACGAGTCACCTGGCAGGGGTGGCATCTACAACCCctacagccgcagcaccgctgacgTCCTCCACGGCGCCTCGCCTCTCCAGCGACAGCAAGGGATGTTGCAGCACCCCTACCCAGACGCCAAGGACAtcgaggacggcgaggcggcgccgaggaTCCTCTTTGACACCCTCCTTGCACGCATGGCCTACAAGCTCCACGGCCGGTACCCGTCCGAGGCGATCCGCATCGCGTTTTACGGCATGGTGGTGGATGAAGAATCGGTAGCGGCTGCCTTGGAAAGCAGTGGGCGCAGTGCCGGAATCGGTGCCGACGGCGCATCACTGGGGGCCAACGGACGAAGTTTGCGCGGGGTCGTCTCAACAGACTCCCTCACGCCATCAGAGGTGACCGCgatgggcagcggcagtgccggAATGGAGACGATGAGCTACGGCACTCTCCCAAGTTGCActgtgccgctctctcgctgtaTTGCGGAAGGACTGTTTGCGCGACTGGGCATGGTCGACATGACGGCGGGCCAGCTACAACGTGGTCTCCGCAGTGCCGGGCTTCCAACAGACCAGGACGagcagcgtgtgtgcgagtgtcATCTTGAGGACTTCGCGCGACTCGTGCGCACCATCACGGCCGTCTCTGAGCGCGGGTCCAGTGTGAGTCCGGCAAACCCCCTTCTTTCAAGTCTGCGCGAGAGTTACCTGCAGCGCGCCAGCATCTTCACGGTatgcaacaacaacaccagcGGTGGCACCGTTCCCGCCACCTCAACCCCATGGAAGGAGTAg
- a CDS encoding hypothetical protein (TriTrypDB/GeneDB-style sysID: LpmP.21.1340): MKSIHSGGRIAATTCVHVEVKGSLDIPLNLGLLADLGDPMMEQEIIKEAVRIAVSERLGYFGGVEVQLSSSGGLEGCREVTSPKAMPKEAQIQHQEEAIVSSHSHDINKDCRRRYCEASVNLDELGRCVESIQKAYEGLLAHAQLLHELLNADTAGSTAGAAVVAASPTLSSSAVTELASAITPQSQQLNEVDAHADALKLLAAVRQLVVDMVAEHRPDVVAEAVALKNGASSQRLASHEADMLVEEHAETTAAIHTRRDGKWSSHGNDRNGAEGPDKDDDLDAGLRFGLLAGGNEDAEAQQHQQAEDTEDEEVLRARYIELGYSPL; the protein is encoded by the coding sequence ATGAAAAGCatccacagcggcggccgcatcgctgccacGACATGCGTGCATGTAGAGGTGAAGGGCTCACTGGACATTCCGCTCAACCTGGGCCTGCTCGCAGACCTGGGGGACCCGATGATGGAGCAGGAGATCATTAAGGAGGCCGTGCGTATCGCCGTGAGCGAGCGACTCGGTTACTTTGGCGGTGTTGAGGTGCAGCTGAGCTCCAGTGGCGGACTTGAAGGTTGCAGAGAGGTCACTTCACCGAAGGCGATGCCGAAGGAGGCTCAGATCCAGCACCAGGAAGAGGCCATAGTATCGTCACACAGCCACGACATCAACAAGGACTGCCGTAGGCGCTATTGCGAGGCGAGCGTGAACCTGGATGAATTGGGCCGCTGTGTCGAGTCGATTCAGAAGGCGTACGAGGGTCTCCTGGCGCACGCACAACTCCTGCACGAACTGCTGAATGCGGACACCGCGGGATCGACGGCAGGAGCGGCAGTCGTGGCTGCCTCACCGACACTGTCGTCATCCGCAGTGACGGAACTGGCTTCTGCGATCACTCCGCAGTCCCAACAGCTAAATGAAGTCGATGCGCATGCAGATGCTCTCAAGCTTCTCGCCGCAGTCCGTCAGCTGGTTGTCGACATGGTAGCCGAGCACCGCCCTGACGTTGTCGCCGAGGCCGTAGCCTTGAAAAATGGCGCCTCTTCTCAGCGACTGGCCTCGCACGAGGCAGACATGTTAGTCGAGGAGCACGCTGAGACAACAGCGGCGATACACACAAGACGAGATGGTAAGTGGTCCTCCCACGGCAACGACAGGAATGGCGCGGAGGGCCCGGACAAAGATGACGACCTAGATGCCGGACTTCGGTTTGGCTTGCTGGCCGGAGGTAACGAGGatgcggaggcgcagcagcaccaacaagCGGAAGACACAGAGGATGAAGAAGTGCTGCGCGCGCGGTACATAGAGCTGGGCTACTCCCCGCTGTGA